Proteins from a single region of Candidatus Bathyarchaeota archaeon:
- a CDS encoding glutaminyl-peptide cyclotransferase, whose protein sequence is MVVWNLNLFSEKSPIVYGYSVIETFPHDSSAFTQGLVIDNGVFYESTGGYGASVLRRVDLVTGAVLAQVELSADFFGEGLAMVDGLLVQLTWENNIGFVYDKETLTLLGNFTYLTEGWGLTYDGNKLIMSDGTSKLYFLDPVTYQKTSEVTVYDGEVLLERINELEYVNGDVYANIWYEQRIAIINPQTGQVKGYIDLTGIYQTDNPENTLNGIAYDPKTDRLFVTGKNWPNLYQITIKPKT, encoded by the coding sequence TTGGTTGTTTGGAATCTTAATTTGTTTTCTGAGAAGTCTCCAATAGTCTATGGTTACAGTGTTATTGAGACTTTTCCTCATGATTCTAGCGCTTTTACTCAGGGTTTGGTAATAGACAATGGTGTTTTCTATGAAAGTACTGGGGGGTATGGTGCTTCTGTTTTGCGGCGTGTTGATTTAGTAACTGGGGCAGTTTTGGCGCAGGTTGAGTTGTCGGCGGATTTTTTTGGTGAAGGTTTAGCTATGGTTGACGGGTTACTTGTTCAGTTGACTTGGGAAAATAATATTGGTTTTGTATATGATAAGGAAACGTTGACTTTGCTGGGTAATTTCACTTATTTAACGGAAGGTTGGGGTTTGACTTATGATGGAAACAAGTTGATTATGAGTGATGGAACATCAAAGTTGTATTTTCTTGACCCTGTGACTTACCAGAAGACAAGTGAGGTAACGGTTTATGATGGTGAAGTTTTGCTTGAGAGAATCAATGAGCTTGAGTATGTTAACGGTGACGTTTACGCTAACATTTGGTACGAACAGAGAATCGCTATTATCAACCCACAAACAGGACAGGTTAAAGGTTACATAGACTTAACTGGAATATACCAAACAGATAACCCAGAAAACACTCTAAACGGAATAGCCTACGACCCAAAAACAGACAGACTCTTTGTCACTGGCAAGAACTGGCCAAATCTCTATCAGATAACAATAAAACCCAAAACATGA